From Nonlabens sp. Ci31, the proteins below share one genomic window:
- a CDS encoding DUF4199 domain-containing protein has protein sequence MEQTIKRNSLILGLVGALFTLGIYMYMWKAQDYLNPLLNTSIYIYPIIFGVIAQVWARVVMNGKVSFRQVILAYFICILLVFITESITYYLLLNHIDTNAKEILLQAWRGINDKTQSNLAQVKVFKEPTFSLSEFALGFATKTLMFTVPGLISGLVISKIPQR, from the coding sequence GTGGAACAAACGATCAAGAGAAACTCCTTAATTTTAGGACTTGTAGGAGCATTATTTACCCTAGGAATCTATATGTACATGTGGAAGGCCCAGGATTATTTAAACCCGCTATTAAACACATCTATATATATTTACCCCATCATATTTGGTGTCATCGCACAAGTGTGGGCAAGGGTCGTAATGAATGGTAAGGTTTCTTTTAGACAAGTTATCTTAGCTTACTTCATTTGTATCCTTTTGGTTTTTATAACCGAATCCATTACCTACTACCTTTTGCTTAACCATATCGATACCAACGCCAAAGAAATTTTATTACAAGCATGGCGTGGCATTAATGACAAGACTCAGAGCAACCTGGCCCAGGTTAAAGTATTCAAAGAACCAACTTTTTCTTTATCAGAATTTGCCTTAGGATTTGCGACTAAAACTCTTATGTTTACCGTTCCAGGGTTGATTTCTGGACTCGTTATTAGTAAAATACCTCAGCGATAG
- a CDS encoding phospho-sugar mutase has protein sequence MNKEHILKTAQSWTHEPFDETTITRTLALITADNDEFQESFYKDLEFGTGGMRGIMGVGTNRINKYTLGKNTQGISQYLNVQFPNEQIKVAIAYDCRHNSKELAQIVADVFSANGIYVYLFAELRPTPLLSYTVKAKGCHAGIVLTASHNPPEYNGYKVYWQDGGQLVPPQDQEILDIIGSTDFSDIHFNGNPKLIELLTEEDDNAFIEASIKAGRTAGDIDRSRLKIVFTSLHGTSITLIPETLKRAGYTDLHVVKEQAFPDGNFPTVKSPNPEEPEALKMAVDLADKIHADIVIGTDPDGDRLGVAVRDNDGKMVLLNGNQTMIAMTDFLLKQTDLKSLKDPFIGSTIVSTPMMHDLAHSYDVECKEGLTGFKWIAKMIEDYPQQDFIGGGEESFGYMVGDFVRDKDAVTAALLACEMYAFAKANASTTYQELIKLYVKHGCYQEKLVSLVKKGISGAEEIKQMMVDLRENPPAQIGGQDVTIIEDYAASTRVNKQLNKKELIAIPKSNVLIFYLADGSKIAARPSGTEPKIKFYISVKTALDQVENYTEVHAQLEEKIKGILASFDR, from the coding sequence ATGAACAAAGAACACATCCTTAAAACTGCACAATCCTGGACTCACGAGCCATTTGACGAGACTACTATAACACGCACCCTAGCGTTAATCACAGCAGATAATGATGAGTTTCAAGAATCATTTTATAAAGATCTAGAGTTTGGTACTGGTGGAATGCGCGGTATTATGGGTGTGGGAACCAACCGTATTAATAAATATACTTTAGGAAAAAATACACAGGGTATTTCTCAATATCTAAATGTGCAATTTCCTAATGAGCAAATAAAAGTCGCTATAGCCTACGATTGCCGTCACAATTCTAAAGAGCTCGCACAAATAGTAGCAGACGTTTTCAGTGCTAATGGTATTTATGTATACCTTTTTGCAGAATTGCGCCCTACTCCACTGCTTTCTTATACCGTTAAGGCAAAAGGTTGCCACGCAGGAATCGTATTGACTGCAAGTCATAATCCGCCAGAGTATAATGGTTACAAAGTATACTGGCAAGATGGTGGTCAGTTGGTCCCACCACAGGATCAAGAAATATTAGATATAATTGGTTCCACAGACTTTAGTGACATCCACTTTAATGGGAATCCTAAATTAATTGAATTACTTACTGAAGAGGATGATAATGCCTTTATAGAAGCCAGTATCAAAGCCGGCAGAACAGCGGGTGATATAGATCGATCTCGATTAAAAATTGTTTTTACCAGTCTTCACGGTACGAGTATTACCCTAATTCCAGAAACTTTAAAACGCGCTGGATACACCGATTTACATGTCGTTAAAGAACAAGCTTTTCCAGATGGTAATTTCCCAACGGTTAAATCTCCTAATCCGGAAGAGCCAGAAGCATTAAAAATGGCTGTTGATCTGGCCGATAAAATTCATGCTGATATTGTTATAGGAACAGATCCAGATGGCGACCGTTTAGGCGTTGCTGTTCGTGATAATGATGGTAAAATGGTATTATTGAATGGCAACCAGACCATGATTGCTATGACCGATTTCCTTTTGAAGCAAACCGATTTAAAATCCTTAAAAGATCCCTTTATAGGCTCTACTATAGTTTCTACACCTATGATGCACGATTTAGCGCATTCCTATGACGTAGAATGTAAAGAAGGTCTGACTGGTTTTAAATGGATTGCCAAAATGATTGAAGACTATCCTCAGCAAGATTTTATAGGTGGTGGCGAGGAAAGTTTTGGATATATGGTAGGTGATTTTGTACGTGATAAAGATGCGGTTACTGCAGCATTATTAGCTTGTGAGATGTACGCTTTTGCGAAAGCGAATGCTTCAACAACCTATCAAGAATTGATCAAGCTCTATGTAAAACACGGCTGTTATCAAGAAAAGCTCGTTTCGCTTGTCAAAAAAGGAATTTCTGGAGCAGAAGAGATCAAGCAAATGATGGTTGATTTAAGGGAAAATCCGCCTGCTCAGATAGGTGGACAAGATGTCACGATCATAGAAGACTATGCAGCCAGTACTAGAGTCAACAAGCAGTTGAACAAAAAAGAACTCATTGCTATTCCAAAATCTAATGTTTTGATTTTCTATCTAGCAGATGGCTCAAAGATTGCAGCGCGGCCTAGTGGAACAGAACCTAAGATAAAGTTCTATATCTCGGTGAAAACGGCGCTGGATCAAGTGGAAAATTATACGGAAGTCCATGCGCAGTTAGAAGAAAAAATTAAAGGCATTCTTGCCAGTTTTGACAGATAA
- a CDS encoding RluA family pseudouridine synthase — MSSILHSFDSTKDIDVPSKFTFPFLYEPHPMAVEAAEQLKTYIDGFKDWFYDLNLGPENYQHPLGKMFGVLVVEDSHGKLGHLWAYSGVITGEQKHTPFVPLVFNMFAENSKYVKENSQLDVWNQKIDFLEKDVVYLKSKKQLQKLEKENELLLYNQRKKHSKNKADRKKQREEAVHSLTDIAYKKLLDLHQTQGMHAKFLLKEYQIYLGAKMTPLEKVVSSKEEKIKESKANRKELSNKLQNWIFEQYQFLNAKGDSKNALQLFKNIPPYFPPSGTGDCAAPKLLQYAYLNHLKPVAMAEFWYGASLKSQIRKHGHYYPSCRSKCEPILEHMLQGLEVDDNPMLINPAAGKELPLIYEDDYLMAVNKPEEFLSVRGKTIEDSVAYRMKLRFPQATGPLIVHRLDMSTSGILVLTKSLEVHKKLQEQFEKRSVKKRYVALLDGNVKEDTGFIDLALRVDLDNRPFQMVDPIHGKSARTKFEVLERKDGKTRVHFYPITGRTHQLRVHASHPLGLNCPIIGDDLYGFKKDRLYLHAERLEFIHPVTLKPVVIHVPAPF; from the coding sequence ATGAGTTCCATTCTGCACAGCTTTGATTCAACAAAAGATATCGATGTACCTTCAAAATTCACCTTTCCCTTTCTTTATGAGCCACATCCAATGGCTGTGGAAGCTGCAGAGCAATTAAAAACCTATATAGATGGTTTTAAAGACTGGTTTTATGATTTGAATTTAGGCCCAGAAAATTACCAACATCCGCTTGGGAAAATGTTTGGAGTTCTTGTTGTGGAAGATAGCCATGGAAAATTAGGACATCTTTGGGCATATTCTGGTGTCATTACTGGAGAGCAAAAGCATACTCCATTTGTTCCTTTAGTATTCAATATGTTTGCAGAAAACAGCAAGTATGTAAAAGAAAATTCTCAACTCGATGTATGGAATCAAAAAATCGATTTCTTAGAAAAGGATGTCGTTTATCTAAAAAGTAAAAAACAGCTTCAAAAATTAGAAAAAGAAAACGAGCTCCTGCTCTACAACCAGCGTAAAAAACATTCCAAAAACAAAGCAGATCGTAAAAAGCAACGAGAAGAAGCGGTACATTCCTTAACTGACATAGCGTATAAAAAACTGCTCGATCTTCATCAAACGCAGGGAATGCATGCTAAATTTCTTTTAAAGGAATACCAGATCTATCTGGGTGCTAAAATGACTCCGTTAGAAAAAGTTGTTTCCAGCAAAGAGGAAAAAATCAAGGAATCTAAAGCAAATCGTAAGGAATTATCCAACAAGCTTCAAAATTGGATTTTTGAACAGTACCAATTCCTCAATGCAAAGGGAGATTCTAAAAATGCATTGCAACTCTTTAAAAACATACCGCCCTACTTTCCTCCTTCAGGAACTGGTGATTGCGCCGCACCTAAGTTGTTGCAATATGCCTATCTCAACCATCTAAAACCAGTTGCCATGGCTGAGTTTTGGTATGGAGCATCTCTAAAATCCCAAATTAGAAAGCACGGCCATTATTACCCGTCTTGTCGCTCTAAATGCGAACCGATTTTGGAACACATGTTGCAAGGTCTGGAGGTTGATGACAACCCTATGTTAATCAATCCTGCTGCAGGAAAAGAGCTTCCGCTTATCTATGAGGATGATTATCTTATGGCGGTAAACAAGCCCGAGGAGTTCCTTTCTGTGCGCGGTAAAACTATAGAAGATTCTGTAGCATATAGAATGAAGCTGCGTTTTCCTCAAGCTACTGGGCCTCTTATAGTTCATAGACTGGACATGAGTACTTCTGGAATATTGGTACTTACTAAGTCCTTAGAAGTTCATAAAAAACTACAAGAACAGTTTGAAAAGCGCAGCGTTAAAAAGCGGTATGTGGCCTTACTAGATGGAAACGTAAAAGAAGACACTGGGTTTATTGATTTGGCACTACGGGTAGATCTGGATAACCGTCCTTTTCAAATGGTAGATCCTATACACGGTAAAAGTGCTCGTACGAAATTTGAGGTTTTGGAGCGCAAAGATGGAAAAACGAGAGTTCATTTCTATCCCATTACTGGGCGCACTCATCAGTTGCGTGTTCACGCCTCTCATCCTTTAGGACTGAACTGCCCTATTATAGGCGATGATCTTTACGGTTTTAAGAAAGACCGATTGTACTTACACGCAGAGCGACTGGAATTTATACATCCAGTAACTTTAAAGCCCGTTGTGATTCATGTACCTGCGCCTTTCTAA
- a CDS encoding response regulator, translating to MNEKERKWLNEREHIKVAVYPSYTPYIFLDEKDNPQGILMDYLKLLEKRAQFKFDIKKYDDFSKIMEDARNNKLDLILEIQESPSRREYLNFYFKLFESPYVIVGKKAQGPTKTITDFETATFYLPEGFAIVENLKIQFPKATILTPCGTDLECLKNISESGEGYFVGPKAVVTYYIESKSFNDLEILKYTGSDYEPSIAVVKNDVMLNDVIYNAMQSVAYQDKQEIIDSWLVTFNKPFYLRVSFWVKLCIGILCLLLLIIVFNRYLKYVINSKTSELKKAKINAEQSSKLKTSFINNITHEMRTPMNAIMGFSGLLSKEGLEENQKNDYVTIINQACLKLMDMMDNVLEISMLQNKQLTAQKNTVLLTELLTKCFDKYKDNERLKNIQYQLVLDIPESKNCVVVDENKLSKIIKYVIDNAIKFTCRGEVIIFATIKEDAVIIRITDTGIGISSERQKSIFDSYSKSNQDTTELFEGLGLGLTISKAYVELMNGQLDIQSDLGKGTTVHINIPISIEKKQESCGKGINESTKRPIPSFYKILIAEDVALNYLFLKSLLEKMNGYDFQIIRAENGQEAIEIMERELNIDLVFMDIQMPIMNGYKASLAIKERFPHIPIIIQTAYTNSEDRQKAFASGCDDFISKPIKPAVVKDILKKFINN from the coding sequence ATGAATGAAAAGGAACGCAAATGGCTCAATGAACGGGAACACATTAAGGTAGCTGTATACCCATCCTATACACCCTATATTTTCTTGGATGAAAAGGATAACCCACAAGGAATCCTTATGGATTATTTAAAGCTTCTAGAAAAAAGGGCGCAGTTCAAATTTGATATTAAGAAATACGATGATTTTTCAAAAATCATGGAAGATGCTCGTAACAATAAATTAGATCTAATTCTTGAAATCCAAGAATCTCCATCCAGAAGAGAATATCTTAATTTTTATTTTAAATTGTTTGAATCACCTTATGTGATTGTAGGTAAGAAAGCTCAAGGGCCAACAAAGACCATAACAGATTTTGAAACGGCAACCTTTTATTTGCCCGAAGGCTTTGCAATAGTTGAAAATCTAAAAATTCAATTTCCTAAAGCGACGATTTTAACCCCATGTGGAACTGATCTGGAATGTCTAAAAAACATTTCTGAAAGTGGAGAAGGTTATTTTGTCGGCCCCAAAGCTGTAGTGACTTATTATATAGAGTCCAAAAGCTTTAATGATTTAGAGATTTTAAAATACACAGGTAGCGATTATGAACCATCCATAGCTGTTGTAAAGAATGATGTCATGCTCAATGATGTTATTTATAATGCTATGCAGAGTGTTGCCTATCAGGATAAGCAAGAAATCATCGATTCCTGGTTGGTGACCTTTAACAAGCCTTTTTACCTTAGAGTATCTTTCTGGGTCAAGTTGTGTATTGGAATTTTATGTTTGTTACTATTGATAATAGTATTTAATAGGTACTTAAAATATGTAATTAATTCAAAAACAAGTGAACTTAAAAAGGCCAAAATTAATGCCGAGCAAAGCAGCAAATTAAAGACTTCGTTTATTAATAATATTACCCATGAAATGCGTACTCCTATGAATGCCATTATGGGTTTTTCAGGTTTGTTAAGTAAGGAGGGGCTTGAGGAGAATCAGAAAAATGATTATGTTACCATCATTAATCAAGCTTGTCTGAAATTAATGGATATGATGGATAATGTGCTTGAAATATCTATGCTGCAAAACAAGCAACTAACGGCTCAAAAAAACACCGTACTTCTTACAGAACTATTGACCAAATGTTTTGATAAATACAAGGATAATGAGCGGTTAAAAAATATCCAATACCAACTAGTTCTGGATATTCCTGAAAGTAAAAATTGTGTTGTCGTAGATGAAAATAAGTTGTCTAAAATTATAAAGTATGTTATTGATAATGCGATTAAGTTTACGTGTCGGGGTGAAGTTATCATCTTTGCAACTATAAAAGAAGATGCTGTTATTATCAGGATTACAGATACTGGAATAGGAATTTCTAGCGAACGTCAGAAATCTATTTTTGATAGTTATTCCAAGTCCAATCAAGATACTACAGAGTTATTTGAAGGTTTGGGATTGGGCTTAACCATTTCAAAAGCTTATGTTGAATTAATGAACGGCCAACTCGATATTCAGTCAGATTTAGGAAAGGGAACTACTGTTCATATCAATATCCCCATAAGCATAGAAAAAAAGCAAGAATCCTGTGGTAAGGGAATAAACGAATCAACCAAAAGGCCAATTCCTTCCTTCTATAAAATTTTGATTGCTGAGGATGTAGCCTTGAATTACTTATTCCTCAAATCGTTGTTAGAAAAAATGAATGGCTACGATTTTCAAATTATCAGAGCAGAAAACGGGCAAGAAGCGATTGAAATAATGGAACGGGAACTCAATATAGACCTCGTTTTTATGGATATTCAAATGCCTATTATGAATGGTTATAAGGCGTCACTGGCAATTAAAGAAAGGTTCCCTCACATACCTATAATTATTCAAACTGCCTACACTAACTCAGAGGATAGACAGAAAGCTTTTGCATCTGGATGCGATGATTTTATATCAAAACCCATTAAGCCTGCGGTAGTAAAAGACATATTGAAAAAGTTTATCAATAATTAA
- a CDS encoding thioredoxin family protein, with the protein MKKCILLVAFLIAGTSLSPAQESVDVLMDKALNEAAASEKHVLVKFEASWCGWCHRMTKQIKDPSIASYFNENYVMLPIVVFENGDKVALENAGSRALIKKYKGDIAGLPFWVILDAAGNVVTNSFNEKGQNIGCPSSKEEVAVFIEKLKATSKMTDKDEKKVAMIFTKK; encoded by the coding sequence ATGAAAAAGTGTATTCTTTTAGTTGCATTTTTAATCGCTGGTACTTCCTTGTCACCCGCTCAAGAGTCTGTAGATGTATTAATGGATAAGGCTCTAAATGAAGCGGCAGCATCAGAAAAGCATGTACTAGTTAAATTTGAAGCTTCTTGGTGCGGCTGGTGTCACCGAATGACTAAACAAATAAAAGATCCAAGCATAGCTTCTTATTTTAACGAAAACTATGTAATGCTTCCCATTGTTGTTTTTGAGAACGGCGATAAAGTAGCTTTAGAAAACGCAGGCTCTAGAGCCTTGATTAAAAAATATAAAGGTGATATTGCTGGTTTGCCGTTTTGGGTCATTCTTGATGCCGCAGGAAATGTGGTCACCAACTCTTTTAATGAAAAAGGTCAAAATATAGGATGCCCTTCATCTAAGGAAGAAGTTGCTGTTTTTATAGAGAAACTTAAAGCGACTTCAAAGATGACAGATAAAGATGAAAAAAAGGTGGCGATGATCTTTACCAAAAAGTAA
- a CDS encoding ABC transporter ATP-binding protein — protein sequence MNYFKEILRYAKPYKSYGILNIICNVFFAFFGALSFISLIPMLDVLFDKTQQVTTKPEWTGILDLMSYIKGSMGFYLTSEIGNKETALLLVIGLVLVLFFLKNLFGYLGMYFIAFLRNGVLRDIRNDMYSKIVHLPIAYFSEKRKGDVIARTSADVLQVQNSFLSILELIVKEPLNIVFSLALMIVISPKLTIFMLLFLPVSGFLISRIGKKLKKRSDQVQKEQGYFMSLLEETLGGLKVIKGFNAENRLEESFQNSTGRLYRFSVKLNHRKGLASPVSEFLGILVIGILLWYGGRLVIVEQAIEGTTFIGFMLLAYGILTPAKALSKASYQVKEGDAAAQRVLEILHTKNDIADQQGAVAIPAFAKAIKVNNITFSYLEEPVLKNFSLNIPKGTSVALVGQSGSGKSTIANLLTRFYDVEEGTITIDDLNIKDVTLKSLRDQIAIVTQDSILFNDTIATNVALSDKNASEERIIDALKIANAWEFVKELPEGIHTNIGDSGNKLSGGQKQRLSIARAVLKNAPILILDEATSALDTESERLVQDALEKVMKNRTSIVIAHRLSTIQNADHIVVMKKGEIVEQGTHIELLAKKGLYHSLVGMQSLGS from the coding sequence ATGAATTATTTTAAAGAGATTTTACGGTACGCTAAGCCTTATAAGAGCTATGGAATACTGAATATAATTTGTAATGTGTTTTTTGCTTTTTTTGGAGCATTGAGTTTCATTTCACTTATCCCAATGCTGGACGTTCTGTTTGACAAGACACAACAAGTCACTACAAAACCAGAGTGGACAGGTATACTTGATTTGATGTCGTACATTAAAGGCTCCATGGGTTTCTACTTAACTAGCGAAATAGGCAATAAAGAAACCGCTTTACTGCTGGTTATAGGGTTGGTACTAGTGCTTTTCTTTTTAAAAAATTTATTTGGCTATTTAGGAATGTACTTTATTGCGTTTCTGCGCAATGGCGTTTTGAGAGATATTAGAAATGATATGTATTCCAAAATTGTACACCTTCCCATCGCCTATTTTTCTGAAAAAAGAAAAGGTGATGTGATTGCACGAACAAGTGCTGATGTACTGCAAGTACAAAACAGTTTTTTGTCCATATTAGAACTTATAGTCAAAGAGCCTTTAAATATTGTTTTTTCTTTAGCGCTTATGATTGTTATAAGCCCTAAGCTCACCATCTTCATGCTTCTATTTTTACCTGTCTCTGGTTTTTTAATCTCTCGTATAGGTAAGAAACTCAAAAAACGAAGCGATCAAGTTCAAAAAGAACAAGGATATTTCATGTCCTTACTAGAAGAAACTTTAGGCGGGCTTAAAGTAATCAAAGGTTTTAATGCTGAAAACAGGTTAGAAGAAAGTTTTCAAAATAGCACCGGCAGACTTTATAGATTTTCGGTAAAGCTTAATCACAGAAAAGGTCTAGCGAGTCCAGTCAGTGAATTTCTTGGAATTTTGGTTATAGGTATTTTACTTTGGTATGGTGGTCGTCTTGTCATTGTAGAGCAAGCTATTGAAGGAACCACCTTTATAGGTTTTATGTTGCTTGCTTATGGGATTTTAACTCCAGCAAAAGCACTTTCAAAAGCCAGCTATCAAGTAAAAGAAGGTGATGCAGCTGCCCAGCGTGTGCTAGAAATCCTTCATACTAAAAATGATATCGCAGATCAACAAGGAGCTGTTGCTATTCCCGCTTTCGCGAAAGCGATAAAAGTCAACAACATCACCTTCTCTTACCTGGAAGAACCGGTTCTCAAAAACTTCTCCCTAAACATTCCTAAAGGAACCAGTGTAGCTCTAGTCGGGCAAAGTGGTTCTGGAAAAAGTACAATTGCAAATCTACTCACTAGATTCTATGATGTAGAAGAAGGGACTATTACCATAGACGACTTGAATATTAAAGATGTAACGCTTAAAAGTCTACGAGATCAAATAGCGATTGTAACTCAAGATTCTATTTTATTTAACGATACCATCGCTACTAACGTGGCACTGAGTGACAAAAATGCTTCGGAAGAACGAATTATCGATGCCTTGAAAATTGCGAATGCTTGGGAATTTGTAAAAGAACTTCCTGAAGGCATTCATACCAACATAGGTGACAGTGGTAACAAACTAAGCGGCGGGCAGAAACAACGTCTTTCTATCGCTCGAGCGGTACTCAAAAACGCACCAATTTTGATACTGGATGAGGCCACCAGTGCTCTTGATACAGAAAGTGAACGACTGGTACAAGATGCACTGGAAAAAGTAATGAAAAATAGAACCTCTATAGTCATCGCCCACCGACTCTCTACCATTCAAAATGCCGATCATATAGTAGTTATGAAAAAAGGAGAAATAGTAGAGCAAGGAACACATATAGAATTGCTTGCTAAAAAAGGCCTTTATCACAGTCTGGTAGGTATGCAAAGCCTGGGATCATAA
- a CDS encoding glycosyltransferase family 2 protein, whose product MNKTDLSIIIPLLNEAESLPELQAWINRVMETTVVSYEVIYIDDGSTDASWDIISKLSRHAYQQEEKQNQVQALNPIKGIKFQTNYGKSQALHAGFKLAQGKVVITMDADLQDSPSEIPELYQMITEGNFDLVSGWKKKRYDSVISKNLPSKLFNWAARKTSGVQLNDFNCGLKAYKSEVVKNIDVHGEMHRYIPVLAKNAGFTNITQKEVIHQARKYGTTKFGYERFINGFLDLITIAFISKYGKRPMHLFGTLGVIMFLIGFIIAGYVGISKLYRMAYDIPYNLVTDNPWFFIALTSMILGTLFFIAGFLGELILRNGHQGNRYTVAQEI is encoded by the coding sequence TTGAATAAAACCGATCTTTCCATAATCATCCCGCTTCTAAATGAGGCAGAATCGCTTCCAGAATTGCAGGCATGGATCAATCGCGTCATGGAAACCACCGTTGTATCTTATGAAGTTATTTATATAGATGATGGTAGTACGGATGCAAGTTGGGACATCATAAGCAAGCTTTCGCGCCATGCCTACCAGCAGGAAGAAAAGCAGAATCAAGTTCAGGCTCTTAACCCTATAAAAGGCATCAAGTTTCAGACGAACTACGGGAAGTCTCAGGCATTACATGCAGGTTTTAAACTCGCTCAAGGAAAAGTAGTTATTACTATGGATGCAGATCTTCAGGACTCTCCAAGTGAAATTCCAGAGTTGTATCAAATGATTACAGAAGGTAATTTCGATCTTGTCAGCGGCTGGAAAAAAAAGCGTTACGACAGTGTTATTTCTAAAAACTTACCCAGCAAACTCTTCAATTGGGCCGCACGTAAAACTAGTGGTGTACAACTCAATGATTTTAATTGCGGCTTAAAAGCGTACAAAAGCGAAGTCGTAAAAAATATAGATGTCCACGGCGAGATGCACCGTTATATTCCTGTTTTAGCAAAAAATGCAGGATTTACGAACATCACACAAAAAGAGGTTATTCATCAAGCGCGTAAATACGGTACGACTAAATTTGGTTACGAGCGTTTTATCAATGGCTTTTTAGATTTGATCACTATTGCTTTTATTTCAAAATACGGCAAACGACCTATGCACCTTTTTGGCACCTTAGGTGTCATCATGTTTTTGATAGGCTTTATAATTGCCGGCTACGTGGGCATTTCAAAGCTCTACCGTATGGCATATGATATTCCTTATAATTTAGTAACAGATAACCCTTGGTTTTTTATCGCGTTAACCAGTATGATTCTAGGAACGCTTTTCTTTATTGCAGGTTTCTTAGGAGAACTTATTCTAAGAAATGGCCATCAAGGGAATCGCTATACAGTGGCACAAGAGATTTAG
- a CDS encoding DUF4199 domain-containing protein, translated as MMDSTLKKISFKNGLLGFTLFIVAYFIMWKINLSLFLNPLITYPLSIAMFILAVYSQKQAKKELGGYISFGTALLYFVITTAIAFFGYVVASILIFNIIDSGAKQELLELTIKASVEMSEKMLGWLGMEDAAGQVSEDQIRDSMKISPTPFGITSLIIGYLGNLAFFTVLGLISSLIIKKDKPYEFE; from the coding sequence ATGATGGACTCAACCTTAAAAAAAATATCATTTAAAAACGGACTCCTAGGTTTTACACTTTTCATAGTGGCCTATTTTATCATGTGGAAAATAAACCTAAGTCTTTTCCTAAATCCACTAATTACCTACCCTCTTTCAATTGCGATGTTTATTTTGGCTGTTTACTCTCAAAAACAAGCCAAAAAAGAATTAGGTGGTTACATCAGTTTTGGGACTGCCCTACTCTACTTTGTAATTACCACTGCCATTGCGTTCTTTGGTTATGTAGTTGCAAGTATTTTAATTTTCAATATTATTGATTCAGGCGCAAAACAGGAATTGCTGGAGCTTACCATAAAGGCATCTGTAGAAATGAGTGAGAAAATGCTGGGTTGGTTGGGTATGGAAGATGCTGCTGGACAAGTTTCGGAAGATCAAATACGTGATTCTATGAAAATTAGCCCCACTCCTTTTGGCATTACTAGTCTTATCATTGGATACCTAGGTAATTTGGCGTTTTTTACTGTCCTTGGCTTGATCTCCAGTCTAATTATTAAAAAGGATAAACCTTACGAGTTTGAATAA